The Anopheles merus strain MAF unplaced genomic scaffold, AmerM5.1 LNR4000805, whole genome shotgun sequence DNA segment GGGACTAACCTTGGTAAAAATTGCTCCGATTTGTAGTGGCCCAGTCCCAGTGCTCGTCATGTCGCTGCTCTTCATCGCCTCCGTCTTCATGCTGCACATCTGGGGCAAATACACGCGTGCATAAACAAGTCTGCTACATCCCACCATCGCTAGGCTTAAACGTGGAGGCATCAGTTCTCTTTCATCGTAAATAGATCTACAACCAGCCCAACAACACCGCTGGGGAAGGACACGTGTCCGTCTCCACGTTCTCTATCCGTGTTTTGGTCGCGTAAATCCACCCCGGAACCCCTTGCGGTACACGGCCCACTTGTTACGTGTCGGACATGGTGTTGAGATtcattggttttgttttcatcttcCAATCCAATGGGCGGTAACGATCGGAGTAATAAGACACGGATCTTATGGTCCACCGAGTCGttcggtttttttctttctttccttcttttcgtGTGAATGTTTGAGGAGACCCGCTACTACTAGCCGCTACTAATTTAAAATACTGCAAACCCCCCTTGTAGGTCAACGTAAGGCAATCTTTATTATTCGTACTGAGAGACACAATATAATTATATACAAACAAACCCTAAAACGAATGTGTTCGAAGATTACCCACTCCCCGGTGTAGGGCTGGAGGGTGAATTAATGATGACGTATGCAGGACGCAAGCGAACCGACCGATGTTACGGAGACGGTGAGCTTGGGGGGATTAATTACAGGTAAGTGAAACATTCCGTATACCATTACTGCTAACCAAATGAACTTTTAGGTCGTTTATATGCGAAAAGTAATTCACTCATTTAATGAAGAACTATGTAATTGTTATTTGAATCATTTACGTGATTAAATGTGGCAGTAATGGAATAGTTTTAAATAACCAAAGCTTACTGACGTGCGGCAAGGTTCTATGGACGATAAGATACGATACGTGTAAGACAATAAGGTCATTGTCTCGGCAAGGTTTTCGTTAGTATGTACTCATTATGccacattttatttatttttacttttacttacattttcattttgtatCATTAATTGCTGACAGTATGTAGTCTAACGAAATACACCTTTAATTTCTAATATCAAGTACAGCAGTCGAATGTATAAATTGTAGAAATACATTCGGTACAGCCGTGAACGTGATTCACATTCGCTTAACATATTGCACGAAAATTTATTGTAGTATGTCATTAAATTCTTCAGTTGAAATCTGAACACATTATCTTCAAGTGTTCGTAttagtttaaattaaaaatactcTCATacataaaaagaaacacgattTTCAAGAATTCATATTCAATAATAAGTTCTCCGTCAGCCAAATTGCTTATTCCTTAAGCCCGGATTACAGTTCCAGTGAACTCgaacgtgaaattttgggGTTTTCTGTTAAACCtcattaaatattaatcaGACTATGACTTATtctacaccaaaagaaaggatattctATTCTCCAACTATTTAGGCtataaaacatattgaaataataacataaataccTTTCCTCGTGATTTCCCGCTTTGGTCACGATGAAAACATTATATGGCCAGCGGGGTATTGCAAagaatttcatttaattcatcTTGTCAATATGTTTTACAGTCTAAATTGTTGTGCGATAAGCAATATTCTGATGaatattaaatgaaatacagcaaaaaaacaacaatttacGGTACGGTCACAAAGTATATATTAACCAATCAATTATAAATTTGCCTGCTTACTGTCCTAGCTCAATACGTAGGACTTACTATTCTGCGACGGGGAAACCAATACGTCACTGAGAGCCAAGCCCACTCACTAGTggaaccgctttgcggtctgaGCCTGCCTCAGGaatgtccgaaaccgctcacggtttcgtgccttcgtctgccagtccgttaatCTGACCTTAATGGCAGGCgtctccacgccatcttgccaactcaatttgggcctaccacgcctcgtTTGTCCCTGTGGAGgacctaaaaagactttaagAGCTGGGTcatccgtttccatgcgtacaacatggccagcccaccggagcctggcgagcttgatacgctgcacaaCAGTAAGGTCGCCGtgcatctcgtatagctcgtcattatagcggctcctccattgtccttccacacatacggggccaagtatccttctgagcatcttcctctcgaacgcggctaagagggtttcgtcagatttgaaCAGTATCTATGTCTCGGAGGCCTATGTgcgtaccggtactatataggtgctATATATTGGTTTGCTATGTTGGTTTGCAACCAACATCTTTGCGCGCAACTGTTGTCgatgctgacctttgacccaagataggtgaaatcttggacgacttcaaaagttcGTTCACCTTtgtgtacgtcacgcctacgtaagTTTGGATTTGTTATTGGTAGGGCCGCTGATGTTGCTACCATTTATGTgatctttgcctcgtttatgtgcaatccgaggttttctgccgcctgctcgattccttggtaggcttctgcttcacaggagagccgcagaccaacgaggtctatatcatcagcatatGCAAGAATCTGGGTAGACTGGTAGAAGATGGTTCCTCCATTCCTTTCAACTGTATGCTGATAATGGGAACAATCTTCGAAATTGGGAAACAACtttgatatatttatgctCAGCTCATCGCCTTCGACATTCCTCCAACACGTTAGCTAACTTTAGGTGCTCTCACAGGCTTGCCCAATTAAACGCCCCTTTCtttctaaaaataatatcacaaaaaatcatacgtttttgtttcactttattTGTCAAGCACTCTGTTGCTTTTTTGGGGGAGTGATGATAGAATTACAATACACATTTTGAgtaaaaatgattaaatagTCCACAATAAGGATGGAGCTAGAGAAGAAACACGACACTCGACTACACGTTACAATGCCTTTTGCTTGCTCGTCCGTGGTGCAGTTTTGCAAAGTGTGTGCACGAAATTAGTGAGAcactaataaaaacaaaaacacacacacacaatgcggCAAATCATTGTGACAAACCAGAGTTTGCTGGAATGACTTTGCGAAAATTTGGTCTCGTTCGTGGGTTTGCAACAGAAAACCCCACCAACAACAGGCTGGTgctggcaggcaggcaggcattGAACAAATTGATACAGAAATATTGTGAAGTAATAATGGAGGGAAAACCTAGCTGGAGTACAGTGTGGGTGGCAAAAGTTGCTTAAAACACGCGTATtaattttgttggttttgttttgtttttcgtacGACACACAAAAGTTACagtttaaaatttgaattacACATCAAAACAAATACTACGCACGCGGTCAGACACCAGTGGTCAAGTAGATATGCTAAGGTCAAGCCAAACTAGAAAGTGCTTTAACCCTTAATGAGCGGTTGGGCCCATGAAAGGGTGGTGTGTCACGGATTGATTGGTGGTTACTTCTTGGTGAATAGTAAATTGTTCGATTAGTTTGGGTCGGTGCGCTCTCCTATTAAGCTAGTAAGATATTAGAGCTAGTGTGAATCATAGTttgtaagtaagtaagttgggaaaaaatgcacaatatatggttattgttgttttcttaATTATCTGCCGACAGCtcgttgatgttgttgttaatCTCGAGCACCTGCTGCACGAACTCGACGTCGTGCACGGACTCGGCCAGATCCACCATCAGGTCGATCAGGTCGCCGAGCTTCATGCGCAGCTGGGGGGCCAAATTTTCCAGATGGGCCAATACCGGGTCAGGAATCTGTGCGTGGAAAAGGCATTTGATTAGATTtgaaaataatgaacaaaCTGTCCTTTCTCGCCTGGCAGACGACTTACCGTTTCCGGATCTTTGAACTGTGCAAATTTGCACTTCTGCTTAACCTGCGTACCGTTCGCGTTGTCGTAGAACAGCGTCACCTGTGCATCGTGTGGGTTCGGCACGACCGGGAAGTACAGCCCGGCGCACACCCGTCCCTTCGCGTCGCGGGACAGCAGCGAGCGGAAGTTGTACACCAGGTTGCGGCGCACCGTCACATCGATGGCGGTGCGGTACGGGCGCGCAACGTACACCAGCGACTCCTCGTACTGCTGCTTGGCGCCGCGCGTCATCCGCTCCGTCCAGGTGATGTAGTCGCTGCTGAGGTCGTGCAGGGCGTAGCTGTACTCGCGCTTGCAGTGCGGCTCGTCCGACTGCGTGAACCAGCCGGTGTGCGGGTACTTCTGGTCCTTCATGACGGTGACGGCGCGCGCCACGTGGTAGCCCGGGTCGAGGATCAGCACACCTTCGCGCCCGCCGACCACTATCTTCATCGCTACCATCGCGTGCTCCTTCTCCAGCGTCGACCCGGCGTACTCGATGCCGTTCTCCTCGCAGTGCTGGATGTACGAGTCCGTCTCGTCTAGCGCTTCCTCGCACGATACCAGATAGAACAGACGTGCAATGTCCGGATgatgttcagcgattctgtaaCGAGTGCAGTGTCCACGGGAGTGACGTTAGCGATTTGTCTCTTGTCAAAACCAACCCTCCCCCGCGTTAAAGAAAACCTACCTAGACACAATTTCCATTGCCAAACTAACACACATATGGTGCCGACGGTTGATCGGGATGGTGTAGTGCTGGAAATGCGTCCGCAGCTCACCGCGGCCGTGACGGTGAGCTCCCCGGTAGGCCCGGTAAAAATCCACAAAGTTGTTCGCCGTGTTGTAGTGCGTCTCCTCCAGCATCCGCTGCAGCTTGGTTTCGATCAGCCCGATCAAATCCTCGTACTGCCACAGCTTGTCGACGACGAACGGGGTGACCGGCCGGGCGGACCACttcggcagcggcagcggctgcCGGATCGGCCACGCACCGTTCGTCTGATCGAACGCGCCCAAATTGTAGCTATCGCCATCGTCCGCAATCCAGTGGGTGCCGTTGGGCAGCCGGGACGCGACCGCGACGGCGGCGGCCAGTTCGGTCTCGCCCGTACCATCGTCGGGGCCGGCGCCGGTTGCGACGCAACCGTGCGGGCCACCGTTGGTGCATGATACGGAGCGGACCACCGGCCGCGGCCGCGatggcggtgctgctgcttcgtcGCTGGTAGTCACATCGTGCCTGTGACTGTCCGGTTCGGTCAATCGTCGGGCAGATCGACCGGCGACGCTCCCATGGTCCTCCCGAACCACGGGCCGTAGTTCGTTCCGCTCGGTTCCGAGTCAGCTTGGCCACTCGTTGCCCCAGCGGCCAACGGTCGGTACGTACGCGCCATCTTGACGTTCAACGCTAGCAATTTTcacggtgctgctgttgctgttcgcACAGATAAGATCGCTCCGGCCCTGCTTGCCAGCCAGGCCCGGTTCGTCCCCTTTTATAAACGATGGTTTTTCACGCTCTGGACAATGGGAGAGGAAAcaacagggagagagagagagagaaaaaaaatgtaaagttagtagaatgtttaaaataatttaaagggTTCGGTCTGAAAGATCTGATGAAAAACCTCCTCCAGTTTTGTTGTGAATACAGCGCAAGAGTTTATTCGAGCACATTTGCTCGAATTTGGGCTCGAAAGCTCAATTACAGTGCAGAACAACAATATGGAACACGATAATTTGAGGATTATTTTAGTAAAGTTTCCACTTTGTGCAAAAATCtgattttttcattaaatgtCGTGTCCTTGCTAAGCAATTGAAACTCCTCTTGCTTATACTTATATATTtcaaaagagcaaaaatttaaatttaatgtgAATGGTAAGCTCAAATACTTACAGCTAccgtttttaatgttttgccTGATTGTATTTCCAAAATTTCGATATAAAATATCATTTTCAAATAATATTTACGAATATTGTGAATTATACTGTACATAGAATATCGCTCTCACTATATGCTTGTTCTGCTCTTTATTATTCTCTTTATTTATCTCCTACTCGTCCGCTCGTTGTTACGCTCTTCAAGCTGAGTTAAAATATCGAGAGGCACATAGAGCGCAAAAGAGAAAGggagataaaaacaaaatactcgTAGTAAGGTCGTAGTAAAAAAAAGgcgtataaaaaaaactacaaaccaaaacaacacccGACCAACACCAGCTGTTGGTTGTTGGCGGCCAACGTTTGCGCGTGTTTTTGGGAGCGTAAAAGAGCGCATGCTTCGTAGCGAGAAGAAGATTTGGTTGTTCGACAAAACGCGTTCAACTGTTCAAGAGCGTTGTTGAGGAACGAAAAACCCCTCTCTGCCCCCTTGTTTGATAAGGGCATAACAACCGCTTGCCATAGCATGCGTAAAGCGAATGAGTGAATGGCGCTGGTTTGAATGTCATTTCATCACGTGTCATGAAAGCGCCTCCAACAACGACGCGATGCGAATGTGCCATTCTCTTCGCACCAATATCGCGCTATCTTTCTCGGACACACTAACCAGATCCTACTGCAACAAGCTCTTTCGTACGCTTTCGTGCAGGGTAGAGTGAAAATGGGAGCAATTAAGCACCAAGGAATTCCACCATCTTGCCATACAGTAAACAGTGGGTTGTGGTGGCTGCGAGGAGGGCGTTATGTTCCGTTACAGCAGCGGTGCAATTACACAGGTACACAGGTCCTCAGGATGGCTGATGGTGTTCATCTGAGCCGCTGCGAGAAACGTTCCCCCGTTTTGCCAACCCTGAAAATGTGGTACCATCAGGCAAATGATGTGTCTCGCGCACATGTGTGCGCTATCCAGGACAGGGGGGCAAAGTCCAGCCAAGCTGCGCTCGGTATCGTAGTTGTCGTTGTGCCATGTTTACTGACGTTGAATCATGCCACGTTCCACGATATCTTCGCATGGTggttaagttgtt contains these protein-coding regions:
- the LOC121603062 gene encoding uncharacterized protein LOC121603062, translating into MLEETHYNTANNFVDFYRAYRGAHRHGRGELRTHFQHYTIPINRRHHMCVSLAMEIVSRIAEHHPDIARLFYLVSCEEALDETDSYIQHCEENGIEYAGSTLEKEHAMVAMKIVVGGREGVLILDPGYHVARAVTVMKDQKYPHTGWFTQSDEPHCKREYSYALHDLSSDYITWTERMTRGAKQQYEESLVYVARPYRTAIDVTVRRNLVYNFRSLLSRDAKGRVCAGLYFPVVPNPHDAQVTLFYDNANGTQVKQKCKFAQFKDPETIPDPVLAHLENLAPQLRMKLGDLIDLMVDLAESVHDVEFVQQVLEINNNINELSADN